In Camelus bactrianus isolate YW-2024 breed Bactrian camel chromosome 10, ASM4877302v1, whole genome shotgun sequence, a genomic segment contains:
- the NUMA1 gene encoding nuclear mitotic apparatus protein 1 isoform X4, producing the protein MTLHATRVAALLSWVNSLRVADPVQAVLQLQDCSVFIKIIDSIHGTDEAQQLLQHPVPERLEFVCSFLQKNRKHPSSPECLVSVQKVMEGSELELAKMTMLLLYHSSMSSRSPRDWEQFEYKIQAELAVILKFVLDHEDGLNLNEDLENFLQKAPVPSPCSSTTSEELSPPSHQAKREVRFLELQKVASSSGNNFLSGSPASPMGDILQTPQFQMRRLKKQLADERNNRDELELELAENRKLLTEKDAQIAMMQQRIDRLALLNEKQAASPLEPRELEELRSKNESLTIRLHETLKQCQDLKTEKSQMDRKINQLSEENGDLSFKLREFASHLQQLQGALNELTEEHSKATRESGEKQAHLEKELSTALQDKKCFEEKNEILQGKLSQLEEHLAQLRENPPREKGEVLGDVLQLETLKQEGATLAADNTQLRAQVEALETERGQREAKLLAERSHFEEEKQQLTGLIAELQGSLSNLSQAKEELEQASQAEGAHLSAQVARLTTELTAHNATIQQQDQELASLKQQAKAEQAQLTQALQQQEQASEVLRQQVEQLSNSLKQKERQLEEAAKEQEAALRDHAQQLATAAEEQETSLRERDAALQQLEALEKEKAAKLEVLQQQLQAANKAQDSAQASVTQAQREKAELSRKVEDLHACVEAARQEQSEAQAQVIELKAQLRSEQQKAIERERVAQEKAQLQEQVRALEESLKVTKGSLEEEKRRAADTLGEQQRRISKLEAETQSLVEQHKQEQKELEEEKAGRKGLEARLQQLGEAHQAKTEALRQELAEAIASQREAESECEQLAKEVASWRERYEDSQQEEAQYGAMFQEQLMTLKEECEKARQELQEAKEKVAGIEAHSELQMGRQQSELAQLHANLARALQQVQEKEVRAQKLADDLSALQEKMAATSKEVARLEALVRKAGEQQETASRELLKEPPRAGDSESEWLEEQQGRPFCSTQAALQAMEREAEQMGSELERLRAALMESQGQQQEERGQQEREVARLTQERGRAQADLALEKAAKAELEMRLQNALNEQRVEFAALQEALAHALMEKEGKDQELAKLLGQEAAQRAEMKELQQTVEQLKEQLARKEEAHPQSLGVASQEDASRSGTQSEAAGKTEGKGPELEALRAEVSRLEQQCREHQEKASSLERSLEAERASHAERAGALETLRGQLEQKAQELGSGQDALATAQRELATLHTKAQEHSKAEDEWKAQVARSQQEAERKNSLISSLEEEVSILNRQVLEKEGESKELKRLVIAESEKSQKLEERLRLLQAETASNSARAAERSSALREEVQSLREEAEKQRVASESLRQELASQAERAEELGQELKAWQEKFFQKEQALSALQLEHTSTQALVSELLPAKHLCQQLQAEQAAAEKRHREELEQSKQAAGGLRAELMRAQRELGELVPLRQKVAEQERAAQQLRAEKASYAEQLSMLKKAHGLLAEENRGLGERATLGRQFLEVELDQAREKYGQELAAVRADAETRLAEMQREVQSTARELEVMTAKYEGAKVKVLEERQRFQEERQKLTAQVEQLEVFQREQTKQVEELSKKLADHDQASKVQQQKLKAQGGESQQEAQRLQAQMTELQAQLSQKEQAAEHYKLQMEKAKTHYDAKKQQNQELQEQLRGLEQLQVENKELRAEADRLGRELQQAGLKTKEAEQTCRHLTAQVRSLEAQVAHADQQLRDLGKFQVATDALKSREPQAKPQLDLSIDSLDLSCEEGAPLTITSKLPRTQPDGTSIPGEPASPISQRLPPKKLDVEEPDSANSSFYSTQSAPASQAGPRATSSTQSLARLGSPDDGSSALLSLPGYRPTTRSSARRSQAGVSSGAPPGRNSFYMGTCQDEPEQLDDWNRIAELQQRNRVCPPHLKTCYPLESRPSLSLPTITDEEIKTGDPRETLRRASMQPTQIAEGVGITTRQQRKRVSSEPHQGPGTPESKKATSCFPRPMTPRDRHEGRRQNTAEAQKKAAPAVVKQADRRQSMAFSILNTPKKLGNSLLRRAASKKAPPKASPNTRSGTRRSPRIATTTASTATAAAVAAATATPRAKVKAKH; encoded by the exons AAAACCGAAAACATCCCTCTTCTCCAGAATGCCTGGTGTCAGTGCAGAAGGTGATGGAGGGGTCAGAGCTGGAACTGGCCAAG ATGACCATGCTGCTCTTATACCACTCCTCCATGAGCTCCAGAAGTCCCAGGGACTGGGAACAGTTTGAATACAAGATTCAG GCTGAGTTAGCTGTCATTCTCAAATTTGTGCTGGACCATGAGGATGGGCTAAATCTGAATGAGGACCTAGAGAACTTCTTGCAGAAAG CTCCTGTCCCTTCCCCCTGTTCCAGTACCACATCTGAAGAACTCTCCCCACCCAGCCACCAGGCCAAGAGGGAGGTTCGCTTCCTAGAGCTACAGAAAGTTGCCTCTTCCAGTGGGAACAA CTTCCTCTCAGGTTCTCCAGCCTCTCCCATGGGTGACATCCTGCAGACCCCACAATTCCAGATGAGACGGCTGAAGAAGCAGCTTGCAGATGAGAGAAATAATCGAgatgagctggagctggagctggcgGAGAACCGCAAGCTCCTCACTGAGAAGG ATGCACAGATAGCCATGATGCAGCAGCGCATTGACCGCCTGGCTCTGCTGAACGAGAAGCAGGCAGCCAGCCCGCTGGAGCCCAGGGAGCTTGAGGAGCTCCGTAGCAAGAATGAGAG CCTCACCATACGGCTCCATGAAACTCTGAAGCAGTGCCAGGACCTGAAGACAGAGAAGAGCCAGATGGATCGCAAAATTAACCAACTTTCTGAGGAGAATGGGGACCTTTCTTTTAAG CTGCGGGAGTTTGCCAGTCACCTGCAGCAACTCCAGGGGGCCCTCAACGAACTGACGGAAGAGCACAGCAAGGCCACGCGGGAGTCGGGGGAGAAGCAGGCCCACCTGGAGAAGGAGCTCAGCACAGCCCTGCAGGACAAG AAATGCTTTGAAGAGAAGAATGAAATCCTTCAGGGAAAACTTTCACAGCTGGAAGAACATTTGGCCCAGCTGCGGGAGAATCCACCCCGGGAGAAGGGCGAGGTGCTGGGCGACGTCTTGCAG CTGGAAACCCTCAAGCAGGAGGGAGCCACTCTTGCTGCAGACAACACCCAGCTCCGAGCCCAGGTGGAGGCGCTAGAGACTGAGCGGGGCCAGCGGGAAGCCAAGCTGCTTGCCGAGCGGAGCCACTTTGAAGAAGAAAAGCAGCAGCTGACTGGCCTGATTGCCGAGCTGCAGGGCTCCCTGTCCAACCTCAGCCAGGCCAAGGAAGAGCTGGAACAGGCCTCCCAGGCTGAGGGGGCCCACCTGTCTGCCCAGGTGGCCAGGCTGACCACCGAGCTCACTGCCCACAACGCCACCATCCAGCAGCAGGATCAAGAACTGGCCAGCCTGAAGCAGCAGGCCAAAGCAGAGCAGGCGCAGCTCACGCAGGCCCTCCAGCAGCAGGAACAGGCCTCTGAGGTTCTCCGCCAGCAGGTGGAGCAGCTGAGCAACAGCCTGAAGCAGAAAGAGCGGCAGTTGGAAGAGGCTGCCAAGGAGCAGGAGGCGGCCCTGCGAGACCATGCCCAGCAACTGGCCACTGCGGCCGAGGAGCAGGAGACCTCTTTACGGGAGAGGGACGCAGCCCTCCAGCAGCTGGAGGCGTTGGAGAAGGAGAAGGCTGCCAAGCTGGAAGTCCTGCAACAGCAGCTTCAGGCTGCTAACAAAGCCCAGGACAGTGCCCAGGCCTCAGTGACACAGGCCCAGCGGGAGAAGGCAGAGCTGAGCCGAAAGGTGGAGGACCTCCATGCCTGTGTCGAGGCAGCCCGCCAGGAGCAGTCAGAGGCCCAGGCGCAGGTGATAGAGCTGAAGGCCCAGCTGAGGTCTGAGCAGCAAAAAGCAATCGAGAGAGAAAGGGTGGCCCAGGAGAAGGCCCAGCTCCAGGAGCAGGTCCGGGCCCTTGAGGAGTCCTTGAAGGTCACCAAGGGCAGCCTGGAAGAGGAGAAGCGCAGAGCCGCAGACACACTGGGAGAGCAGCAGCGTCGTATCTCCAAGCTGGAGGCAGAGACTCAGAGCCTCGTGGAGCAGCACAAGCAGGAACAGAAGGAGCTAGAAGAAGAGAAGGCTGGGCGTAAGGGGCTGGAGGCCCGATTACAGCAGCTTGGGGAGGCCCATCAGGCCAAGACAGAAGCCCTGCGGCAGGAGCTGGCTGAGGCTATAGCCTCCCAGCGCGAGGCCGAGAGTGAGTGTGAGCAGCTTGCAAAGGAGGTGGCCAGCTGGCGCGAGCGGTACGAGGATAGCCAGCAAGAGGAGGCACAGTATGGCGCCATGTTCCAGGAACAGCTGATGACCCTGAAGGAGGAATGTGAGAAGGCCCGCCAGGAGCTGCAGGAggcaaaggagaaggtggcagggATAGAGGCCCACAGTGAGCTCCAGATGGGCCGGCAGCAGAGTGAGCTCGCTCAGCTCCATGCCAACCTGGCCAGGGCCCTGCAGCAGGTCCAGGAGAAGGAGGTCAGGGCCCAGAAGCTTGCAGATGACCTCTCCGCCCTGCAGGAGAAGATGGCTGCCACCAGTAAGGAGGTGGCCCGCCTGGAGGCCTTGGTCCGCAAGGCGGGTGAGCAGCAAGAGACAGCCTCCCGGGAGCTACTCAAGGAGCCCCCGAGAGCAGGAGACAGCGAGTCGGAGTGGCTGGAAGAGCAGCAGGGACGCCCTTTCTGCAGCACACAGGCTGCACTGCAGGCCATGGAGCGTGAGGCAGAGCAAATGGGCAGTgagctggagaggctgcgggCTGCACTGATGGAGAGTCAGGGGCAGCAGCAGGAAGAGCGTgggcagcaggagagggaggtggcGCGGCTGACCCAGGAGCGGGGCCGGGCCCAAGCTGACCTTGCCCTAGAGAAGGCCGCCAAGGCAGAGCTTGAGATGCGGCTGCAGAATGCCCTCAATGAGCAGCGTGTGGAGTTTGCTGCCCTGCAGGAGGCACTGGCCCATGCCCTGATGGAAAAGGAGGGGAAGGACCAGGAGCTGGCCAAGCTTCTTGGGCAGGAGGCAGCCCAGAGGGCAGAGATGAAGGAGCTTCAGCAAACTGTAGAGCAGCTGAAAGAACAGCTGGCCCGGAAAGAAGAGGCGCACCCACAGTCTCTAGGGGTGGCCAGCCAAGAAGATGCTTCCAGGTCAGGAACCCAGTCTGAGGCTGCTGGAAAGACCGAGGGAAAAGGTCCTGAGCTGGAGGCTCTGCGGGCGGAGGTGAGCAGGCTGGAGCAGCAGTGCCGCGAGCATCAGGAGAAAGCCTCCAGCCTGGAACGCAGCCTCGAGGCTGAGCGCGCCTCCCACGCTGAGCGGGCTGGTGCTCTGGAGACTTTGCGGGGCCAGTTAGAGCAGAAGGCCCAGGAGCTGGGGAGCGGACAGGACGCCTTAGCCACAGCCCAAAGGGAGCTGGCCACCCTCCACACCAAGGCCCAAGAGCACAGCAAGGCTGAGGATGAGTGGAAGGCCCAGGTGGCACGGAGCCAGCAGGAGGCTGAGAGGAAAAACAGCCTCATCAGCAGCTTGGAGGAGGAAGTGTCCATCCTGAACCGCCAGGTGCTGGAGAAGGAGGGCGAGAGCAAGGAGTTGAAGCGGCTGGTTATCGCTGAGTCAGAGAAgagccagaagctggaagagcgGCTGCGCCTGCTCCAGGCGGAGACGGCCAGCAACAGCGCCAGGGCTGCCGAACGCAGCTCCGCTCTGCGGGAGGAGGTCCAGAGCCTccgggaggaggcagagaagcagcGGGTGGCTTCTGAGAGCCTGAGGCAGGAGCTGGCCTCGCAGGCCGAGCGAGCAGAAGAGCTGGGCCAGGAGTTGAAGGCATGGCAGGAGAAGTTCTTCCAGAAGGAgcaggccctctctgccctgcaGCTGGAGCACACCAGCACACAGGCCCTGGTGAGCGAGCTGCTGCCTGCTAAGCACCTGTGCCAGCAACTGCAGGCTGAGCAGGCAGCGGCTGAGAAACGCCATCGGGAGGAGCTGGAGCAGAGCAAGCAGGCAGCTGGGGGGCTGCGGGCAGAGCTGATGCGGGCCCAGCGCGAGCTCGGGGAGCTGGTGCCCCTGCGGCAGAAGGTGGCAGAGCAGGAGCGAGCAGCCCAGCAGCTGCGGGCGGAGAAGGCCAGCTACGCAGAGCAGCTGAGCATGCTGAAGAAGGCTCACGGCCTGCTGGCAGAGGAGAACCGGGGGCTGGGCGAGCGGGCCACCCTCGGCCGGCAGTTTCTGGAAGTGGAGCTGGACCAGGCCCGGGAGAAGTATGGCCAAGAGCTGGCAGCTGTACGTGCTGATGCTGAGACCCGTCTGGCTGAGATGCAGCGGGAAGTGCAGAGCACTGCCCGGGAGCTGGAGGTGATGACTGCCAAGTACGAGGGTGCCAAGGTCAAGGTACTGGAGGAGAGGCAGCGGTTCCAGGAGGAGAGGCAGAAACTCACTGCCCAG GTGGAGCAGCTAGAGGTATTTCAGAGAGAGCAAACTAAGCAG GTGGAGGAACTGAGTAAGAAGCTAGCTGACCATGACCAAGCCAGCAAGGTGCAGCAGCAGAAGCTGAAG GCCCAGGGAGGTGAGAGCCAACAAGAGGCCCAGCGCCTCCAGGCCCAGATGACTGAGCTGCAGGCCCAGCTGAGCCAGAAGGAGCAGGCAGCTGAGCACTACAAGCTGCAG ATGGAGAAGGCCAAGACTCATTATGATGCCAAGAAGCAGCAGAACCAAGAGTTGCAGGAGCAGCTGCGGGGCCTGGAGCAGCTGCAGGTGGAGAACAAGGAGCTGCGGGCGGAAGCGGACCGGCTAGGCCGGGAGCTGCAGCAGGCCGGGCTGAAGACCAAGGAGGCCGAGCAGACCTGCCGTCACCTCACCGCCCAGGTGCGCAGCCTGGAGGCACAG GTCGCCCATGCCGACCAGCAGCTTCGGGACCTGGGCAAGTTCCAGGTGGCGACAGATGCCTTAAAAAGCCGGGAGCCCCAGGCTAAGCCTCAGCTGGACTTGAGTATTGACAGCCTGGATCTAAGCTGCGAGGAGGGAGCCCCACTCACTATCACCAG CAAGTTGCCTCGTACCCAACCAGATGGCACCAGCATCCCTGGAGAGCCAGCCTCGCCCATCTCCCAGCGTCTGCCCCCCAAG AAGCTAGATGTGGAGGAGCCAGACAGCGCCAACTCCTCCTTCTACAGCACGCAGTCTGCCCCTGCTTCCCAGGCAGGCCCGAGAGCCACCTCCTCCACCCAGTCTCTAGCCCGCCTGGGCTCTCCTGACGACGGCAGCTCGGCTTTGCTTAGTCTGCCTGGCTACCGGCCCACTACCCGCAGCTCTGCTCGCCGCTCCCAGGCCGGGGTGTCCAGCGGGGCCCCTCCAG GCAGGAACAGCTTCTACATGGGCACTTGTCAGGATGAGCCCGAGCAGCTAGATGACTGGAACCGCATTGCAGAGTTGCAGCAGCGTAATCGAGTATGCCCCCCGCACTTGAAGACCTGCTACCCTCTGGAGTCCAGG CCTTCCCTGAGCCTGCCTACCATCACAGACGAGGAGATAAAAACTGGCGACCCCCGGGAGACCCTGCGCCGAGCCAGCATGCAGCCAACCCAGATAGCTGAGGGCGTCGGCATCACCACCCGGCAGCAGCGCAAACGGGTCTCCTCAGAGCCCCACCAGGGCCCTGGCACCCCTGAG TCTAAGAAGGCCACCAGCTGTTTCCCTCGCCCCATGACTCCCCGGGACCGACATGAAGGGCGCAGACAGAACACTGCTGAGGCCCAGAAGAAAGCAGCTCCAGCAGTTGTAAAACAG GCTGACCGCCGCCAGTCAATGGCCTTCAGCATCCTTAATACACCCAAGAAGCTTGGAAACAGCCTTCTGCGGAGGGCAGCCTCGAAGAAAGCCCCGCCCAAGGCCTCCCCCAACACCCGCAGTGGAACCCGCCGCTCTCCTCGCATTGCCACCACCACAGCCAGCAccgccactgctgctgctgtcgcTGCTGCCACTGCCACCCCTCGGGCCAAGGTCAAG gcAAAGCACTAA